The Streptomyces sp. NBC_00483 genome contains the following window.
CGCCATCGGTCTGCTCCCGACCCACGCGACCGTCGGCACGGCCGCGCCCGTACTGCTCACCGTGCTCCGCCTGGTCCAGGGCTTCGCTCTCGGCGGCGAGTGGGGCGGCGCGGTGCTCCTCGTGTCCGAGCACGGAGACGCCCGGCGCCGCGGCTTCTGGGCCTCCTGGCCGCAGACGGGCGCGCCCGCGGGACAGCTCCTGGCGACCGGCGTGCTCTCGGCCCTGACCGCCCTGATCTCGGATGCCGCGTTCACCGACTGGGGCTGGCGGATCCCGTTCCTCCTCTCCGGCGTGCTCGTGCTCGTGGGTCTGTGGATACGTCTCTCTGTCGATGAATCCCCCGTCTTCAAGGAGGCGTTGGCCCGCGCCGAGGCCCGCAAGTCCGTCTCCGACACCGTGGAGAAGCTGCCGCTGGTGGCCGTCCTGCGGCACCACTGGCGCGATGTCCTGGTCGCCATCGGCGCCCGCATGGCCGAGAACATCAGCTACTACGTCATCACCGCCTTCATCCTCGTGTACGCCACCACGTCGGCCGGCGTCTCGAAGCAGACCGCGCTGAACGCCGTGCTCATCGCGTCCGCCGTGCACTTCGCCGTGATCCCGGCCTGGGGCGCCCTCTCCGACCGGGTCGGCCGCAGGCCCGTGTATCTGCTGGGTGCGGCGGGCATCGGCCTGTGGATGTTCCCGTTCTTCTCCCTCATCGACTCGTCGAACTTCGGTGGTCTGCTCCTCGCCGTGACCGTCGGCCTGGTGCTGCACGGCGCCATGTACGCCCCGCAGGCCGCGTTCTTCTCCGAGATGTTCGCGACGCGGATGCGCTACTCCGGGGCGTCGATCGGGGCGCAGTTCGCCTCGGTGGCGGCGGGCGCGCCCGCACCGCTCATCGCGACGGCTCTGCTGTCCGCTTACGGCTCCTCGACGCCGATCTCCCTGTACGTCATCGCGGCCGCGCTCCTGACGCTGATCGCCGTGGGCCTGGCGAAGGAGACCCGGCACCGCGACCTGTCCGACCTGGACGCCGTGGGCTCGGACGACGCAGTACGCAGCGACGACCCGGTGAAGCTGCACGGCGCCTGACGGCGTGCGGCGCCTCACCCCCGCCGGCCCCGTGGTCGCGGACTCGGGGCTCGGGGCTCGGGGCTCGGGGCTCGGGGCTCGGGGCTCGGGGCTCGGGGCTCGGGGCTCGGGGCTCGGGGCTCGGGCGGGGTCAGGCTATGTCCGGGGCCGCCAACCGGTGCAGCCGCAGGGCCAGTTGGATCTCCAGCGCACGCTCCGGCGTCTGCCAGTCCTCGCCGAGGAGCCGGCCCACCCGCTCAAGACGCTGCGCGACCGTGTTCACGTGCACGTGCAGCGCGTCCTTCGTGCGGGCCGGGCTCATGCCGGACGCGAAGTAGGCGTCGAGGGTGCGCAGCAGGTCGGTGCCTCTGCGCTCGTCGTAGGTGATGACCTCGCCGATCGTGCGGGCGACGAATCCCCCGACGTCCCGGCTGTCGGCGAGCAGCAGCCCGAGGAACCCGAAGTCCTCGGCCGCCGCGCCCTGCCCGGACCTGCCGAGCAGCCGCAGCGCGTCGAGGCAGCGCTGCGCCTCCACATACGCGGCGGCCGCTCTCTCGGTCCACCCTGCCAGGCCCTCGACGGGGGCCGAGGCGCCCACGGTGACGCTCTCGTGGATCGCCTCGGAGAGCCGGCCCGCGACATGGGACGCCAGCTCCGACGCTGCGGTGGTGTGCGCCGGAAGCAGCAGGACGGTGCCGCCGTCCCGCGCGGCGGCAAGGCCGTGCCGGGTCGCCGCGAGGTGGTTGGCCGCGGACCACAGGCGGCGACGCGCGGCCGCCTCCTGCTCGGCGTCACCGGTGCTCTCCAGGCGGGCGGCGAGCACCACATGGGTCGCGTCGAGGTCGGCGTGAAGCCGCTCCGCCCTCTCCCGCAGCAACCGCGGGTCCCGGTCGCGCCCGTCAAGGAGGTCGTCCAACAGCTCGCCCCTTACCCGCTGTTCGGCCTCGGCCGCGGAGCGCCGGGCGAGCAGCAGCAGCGAGGTGACCATGGCGGCGCGCTCCAGGGTGCGCTGGTCGACCGGGTC
Protein-coding sequences here:
- a CDS encoding MFS transporter is translated as MASAATAPPTPGNLKRIVAASLIGTTIEWYDFFLYGSAAALVFNKLFFPDSDPLVGTLLSFLTYAVGFAARPLGALVFGHYGDRLGRKKLLVVSLLMMGGATFAIGLLPTHATVGTAAPVLLTVLRLVQGFALGGEWGGAVLLVSEHGDARRRGFWASWPQTGAPAGQLLATGVLSALTALISDAAFTDWGWRIPFLLSGVLVLVGLWIRLSVDESPVFKEALARAEARKSVSDTVEKLPLVAVLRHHWRDVLVAIGARMAENISYYVITAFILVYATTSAGVSKQTALNAVLIASAVHFAVIPAWGALSDRVGRRPVYLLGAAGIGLWMFPFFSLIDSSNFGGLLLAVTVGLVLHGAMYAPQAAFFSEMFATRMRYSGASIGAQFASVAAGAPAPLIATALLSAYGSSTPISLYVIAAALLTLIAVGLAKETRHRDLSDLDAVGSDDAVRSDDPVKLHGA